Proteins encoded within one genomic window of Brassica rapa cultivar Chiifu-401-42 chromosome A09, CAAS_Brap_v3.01, whole genome shotgun sequence:
- the LOC103837386 gene encoding ethylene-responsive transcription factor ERF107 yields MITFEESSDLEVIHKHLFEDLMIPDGFMEDFVFDDAAFVTGLLSLEPFNPVPKQEPSSPVLDPDSCVQEFLQIEAESSSSSSSTTTTSPEVGTVSNRKRPKRVEETRHYRGVRRRPWGKFAAEIRDPAKKGSRMWLGTFETDIDAARAYDYTAFKLRGRKAVLNFPLDAGKYDAPINSCRKRRRNDVPEPQGTTTSNSSSSSN; encoded by the coding sequence atGATAACTTTTGAGGAAAGCTCTGATTTGGAGGTTATACACAAGCATCTCTTTGAGGACTTGATGATCCCTGATGGTTTCATGGAGGATTTTGTATTTGATGATGCTGCTTTTGTCACAGGACTCTTGTCTCTAGAACCCTTTAACCCAGTTCCTAAACAAGAGCCTAGTTCACCGGTTCTTGATCCAGATTCCTGTGTCCAAGAGTTTCTACAAATTGAAgcagaatcatcatcatcatcatcatcaacaactaCAACATCACCTGAGGTTGGGACAGTCTCAAACCGAAAAAGACCAAAGAGGGTCGAAGAGACGAGACACTACAGAGGCGTGAGAAGAAGACCATGGGGAAAATTTGCAGCAGAGATTCGAGATCCGGCCAAGAAAGGATCTAGGATGTGGCTAGGCACATTTGAGACTGATATTGATGCTGCAAGAGCTTATGACTACACAGCTTTTAAGCTCAGGGGAAGAAAAGCTGTGCTCAACTTTCCTTTGGATGCAGGTAAGTATGATGCTCCGATCAATTCTTGCCGGAAGAGGAGAAGAAACGATGTACCGGAGCCTCAAGGAACAACTACTAGtaattcatcatcttcatcaaacTAA